Within Chaetodon auriga isolate fChaAug3 chromosome 7, fChaAug3.hap1, whole genome shotgun sequence, the genomic segment CCTGCAAATTATGGATAGATTGTCAACACAACGATTGTCCAGCTTAGTCTCTTCTTTTACAGTCAAAGAGAAGATTGCACTCAGAAACTTTCTCGCAGGACTGTCTGACATTACAGAGAGGGAAAAGCATACCCTGCTTGAGCTTTCCATCTTTGAGAAAGTGGGGGCCTGCTCTGGAGGTACCTCAGCATTTACTTCTCTGAGAGGAGCTAGAGCTTTACATCATAGAGCCAAGTATCCACCAGATGTGAAATTATCTGTAAATCTTGTGGGTTGCTGTGATGAGGAATCAATCCGCCTCATCAAGATGCTAAATGTAGAACAAGTGAAAACAACAGAATGTTTGAAGATGATTATTCAGGATATTGAGAGGGGGTTCTACACAACAGATGAGATAACGCAAATCATGCTTTGGGCACTCAAGCATCTGGCATttctaaaaaatgaaaactcatCTGTAATTGGATGGCTTGCTGCTCTTAAATTCATTCAGCTGCCTTGTGGAAAGTCAGTCAAAGCCTCTGATCTTTTTGATCCTGAGCTGGAGATTTTACAAAATCTCTTCTACATGGAAGAGAAAACCAGGTTTCCCACAAGTACATTCACATCTTCCCCTGATATTCTTCATTCACTCAGACAACTGGGACTAAGAAATGAAGTACAGCTCAGTGAAAAAGATGCACTCAAAGTGGCAAAGAAGATAGAGGAGTTACAAAGCAGCAAGGAACCTGAATGGGACTCCATAatcaaaaaggcaaaaacactCCTGCAAATACTTAACAGACAAACCAAGCTGGTAAAATCAGCTGATGCTCAGACATCATTGCTTAAACTGAAATGGGTACCTGTCTGCAAAGAAAGACCTCCAACTTACCCTAAATCCCTTGCTTGGTTTGGAGATACTCTCAATATCTGCtctttgtctgaaatgtgtgacATATCCCATGCAGTGCTTGTGGGATCTGCAGTTGCACTGGTTGAACACACATCTGCAGGTATGAAGAAGGCACTGAAACTAACTGTAGAGCCACAAGTGGATCAAGTGTTACAGCACCTGAAAGCTGTAAATGACTGGCATAAATCTCAAGCATTCACGACAGAGGACTGGTATCAGTTCCAGCAGATCTTGTTTGAGATTTATGGTTTCATGCAGGCTCATCTTGAGGATGCAAGAGAAGCAATGAAATCACTGCCTTTTGATTGGGTGTGGACAGGAAAGACATTCTCATCACCAGGCCAGACAGTCCTAAAGCCCCTCCCTGACCTTGACTTGCAGCCTTACCTGTACTCCCTGCCAAAGACAATTAGGAAGTTTCACAAGCTTTTCAAGTTTTGTGGTTCAGTTGAAGAGGTTGTCCCAAGCCATGTTTTTCAAGTCATCAGCACCATCCAACAAAGATGTGAAGGGGAAATTACCAAGGAGGAAAGCAAACATGATATCATACTATTAATCAACATCCTGAGATGGATGTACAACAGTCAGATACCTGTAGATACTGACATGCATGTGCCGATTCTTTGCTACAAGGACCCAAGCAAATTAGCAATGAAGCCAATTCATGAATGCACCTACTGTGACATCAAGGTTGACGACTTGAATGACTTACTTGAAGATGCATCGGAGCCCATTATATTGGTTCACGATGACATCCCCATGAAAACTGCAGAGTGGCTGAAGGTGCCATGTTTGAGCACAAGGTTGATAAACCCAGAGAACCTTGGCTTTGAACAATCAGGCCAACGTGAGCCTCTAACAGTGAGAATAAAGAATATATTGGAGGAATATCCATCTGTAGCAGACATTTTTAAAGAGCTCCTCCAGAATGCTGATGATGCGAGTGCAACAGAGTGCAGTTTCCTCATTGACATGAGAAAAAACGCTGACATTCGAGAGAATCTCCTGGACCCTGGTATGGCTGTTTGTCATGGGCCCTCGTTGTGGTCTTTCAACAACTCTGTATTCTCAGACACAGACTTTCTGAACATTACAAGGTTAGGTGGATCAGTGAAGAGATGTGAAGCAGACAAAGTTGGAAAGTTTGGTTTGGGCTTCAACTCAGTTTATCACATCACTGATATCCCCATCATAATGAGCAGAGAGTTCATGATCATGTTTGATCCAAACATCAATCACATCAGCAAGCACATCAGAGACAGGTCGAATCCAGGGATCAAAATCAACTGGAGCAAACAACAGAGAAGGCTGAGAAAATTCCCCAACCAGTTCAAACCTTTCATTAATGTCTTCAATTGTCAGCTTCCTCTAGCTCAGGATTCCCCGTACAAATACAATGGTACACTGTTCAGACTCCCATTCAGAACAGAGCAGGAAGCCACACTAAGTGAAATCAGTAGTCTGTACTACAACACCACGGACATCTATTCCCTGGTTGATGAGTTCAGTATTTGTGGCCATCGGTTCATTCTGTTTACTCAGCATGTTGGAAGTATGGTCTTAAAATACCTGAAATATGAGGAAATAAATCCAGCAGGAGCACAAGATGTTGTCTCCATCAACAAAAGTGTGTGGTCTTCCAAAGCCTCATATGGACCTCTGAGTATCTTAAAATCTGCAGCAAAGGTTATGAAGAAAGTAGCAAGCACCAACAAGGTACCTGCTGATGTTCCCAAGTCCGGGTGCATCATACGTGTTATGGTGGAAGAGTTTCATAATGTGTTCAAACGCATTGTTGATCTCCACTCACCACTGTTCAGAGGTTCAGAGGAAGATCCTAACCAGTACTTTGAAATGGCTGCCAAAGGTATTCAGACAAGAAGACTCACAGATGAAATGCCCCAAAAGGCGGTCGAGGTCACCAACTGGCTCATTTGCTCATGCATGGATGTAACTGAGGCACTCAAGTTTTCCCTCAGTGACAGCGGAAAAAGACTTGGACTAGTGCCTTGTGGAGGAGTGGCTGTTCTGCTCTCAGAAGAAGAGAATCGTAAATGGACAGTGAAGACAAATGCCACACCAATTGGTGAGGTCTTTTGTTATTTACCTCTCAGAATCAAAACAGGCCTACCAGTTCATATTAATGGCTGCTTTGCTGTAACATCCAATCGCAAAGAGATCTGGAAGACTGACACCAAAGGACAGTGGAATTCTGTGTTCATGAGACATGTCATTGTCCAGGCCTATTTAGCAGCACTCGCAATGCTACGTTCAATGGCTGAAAGTGGAGAACTGCTCGACTACAGCTATTATGCAGCATGGCCAGATCCAAGTCAGGTTCATGATGACTTCACGCTGATCAGCCAGGGTGTCTACCAGGAAATAGCCAAAGGAGGTGACAGTGACCATGCAAAGGTTTTCTCAGACGGCAAAACCTGGGTGTCAATCAAGTACGTCAGATTCCTTGATGATGCCTTACTCTGTAGGCCAGACATTGGTCCTGCTGCTTTCAAGATATTCTTGAAATACCTCAAGAAGAGTGGCTCACAAAACCTCTGTGCTGTTGAGCTGCCTGATTGGGTGAAGGAGGGATTTGATGATGCTGGATGTAAAGGGAAGTTGatggaaaacactgtgacagagaaGCAGTTCTTTTCAGAtgtcttttttcctcacatCCAGGAAATCGACAAAGACCTTCGAGATCCACTAATGCATTACGTTTTGAATGAAAAACTTGAAGATTTTGCATCAATCCTGAGGGTTACACCTTGTATCCCATGTTCTGGCCCCAGTAAGGAACTGGTTTTACCCTCCAGGCTCATCCACCCAGAGGGAAGAGTTGCTAAACTCTACAACACTGATGATGGAAGATTTCCCGAAGGGACTTCTAAAGACTACCTAAACCCTGTGTGTTTAGTGAAGCTGGTGCAGTTAGGCATGGTTAAAGATGATCTATCGTGGGAGGACCTGACTGAACGTGCTCAATCTGTGATTGATCttaatgaaaatgatcacataGCTGCATGCTTTCGTAGCAGTATACTACTCAGTCTCATCGATGAGAAACTGAAGGTGAGGGATCCTGGAGCAGCAGAACTCTTAGACAAGCTACAGGACATCAAGTTCCTTCCATTCCTGACAAGACCTGCCGGCTTCTCACTGCCATGGCATGGGAACAGCTTTTCCCCAACAACAATGTTCTCTGCTAGAGAACTCTTCACAACTGAACATCAGGACACAGTGTGTCTGATGAAGCCAATCCTGAATGAGAATTCCCCATCTTTCAAAGGTTGTGGAACAATGTCATTGGCTGTGAAAGATTGTCTTGGTCTAATAAGGAAGCCTGCAGTTGGACTGGTCATCAGTCAACTCAAGAAACTGTCTCAGTCATTTGATGGTGTTACACTGTATCAggaaaacataacaaatgcCTGTTACAAGTTTCTTCATGAGGAAATGCTACAGGATGAAAATGCAAAAGGACAGATAACTGAGGAACTGAAAGCATTCAGTTCCATCCTGGTGGAGAACACATATGTCAGTCCCTCCAAAGTTGCATTCCACTTGAATTTTGATGCAGCTCCACATCTTTATCAGCTACCAAACAAATACCGAAACAGCTGTCGTGAGCTCTTTGACAATGTTGGGGTACAGCCCAGCTTCACAGTCGAGGATTTCTCAGCAGTTCTTGAAACTGTGAAGCAAGAATGTGGGCGAAGGACACTCACCGAGGAGAACTTCCAGCTATGTCGCAGAATTATCAGTGAAGGAATATGGAGTTTGATACGAGACAAGAACCAAGAATACTGCCAGGCAAATTATGGTGGGATTCTGTTACCTGACTCCAGTCTGACATTGCAGCCATCAAAATCACTGTGTTACAACGACTGCCCTTGGATCAAAGTCAGAGACTCTTCTGTGAAATACTGTCACGGGGATATTCCAAGAGAGGTTGCTGTGAAATTAGGAGCAGTCCCAAAACGTCACAAAGCCTTGGAGAGGTATGCCTCTAATGTCTGCTTCACTCCACTTGGGAGTGAGtttggacagaaagaaaaactcacaAGCAGAATTAAAAGCATTCTCAATGCTTACccatcagaaaaagaaatgctgaaagaGCTGCTTCAAAATGCAGATGATGCCAAAGCCACTGAAATCTACTTTGTTTTTGATTCAAGGATACACCCCACAGACAGAATATTTGATGATAAATGGATCCCAATGCAAGGCCCTGCCCTCTGTGTATATAACAACCAGCCTTTCACAGAGGATGATATCAGAGGTATACAGAATCTCGGAAGAGGAACAAAAGAGGCCAATCCAGGCAAAACTGGTCAGTATGGCATAGGATTCAATTCTGTCTATCACATCACTGACTGCCCATCTTTCATATCAAACAATGACATTCTGTGCATCTTTGATCCACATGCACAGTATGCACCTGGGGCTACATCTGTGAGTCCTGGAAGAATGTTTAGAGACTTGGACTCTGACTTCAGATCTCAGTTTTCAGATGTTCTAAACCTTTACTTGGGAGCTCATTTTAAGTTAGAACGCAGCACCATGTTCAGATTCCCCATCCGCTCTCCAGAGATGGCAAAGATTTCAGAGATCAGTTCTGTTCCTGCATCAGACAGAATGGTACAAAATCTTCTGGATAAGCTTAAAACTGATGGTGCCGAGCTTCTGATGTTCCTTAACCACATGGAGAAAATATCAATCTGTGAAATTGATCATGCATCTGGAGAACTTAAAGTGCTCTATTCTGTGACAGCCAAAATAACTGATGGTGATCGGCTAAAACGCAAACAGTTTCATGCGTCTGTCATTGATAGTGTAACCAAAAAGAAGCAGCTTGCTGCAATCCCAGTCCAACAAATAACCTACACAATGGACATAGAGGACACTGATGGAAATTTAACCACATGGATGATCTGCAACCGATCTGGCTTCCCTAACATTGACAATGTCTCAAAAGGTGTGGTCTCAGCTCACAAAAATGAAGACATAACTCTATTTCCACGTGGAGGGGTAGCTGCATGTGTAAGCCACAACTACAAAAAGCCCCACAGAGCCTTTTGCTTTTTGCCCCTTTCACTGGAAACTGGCTTACCTTTTCATGTCAATGGGCATTTTGCCCTAGACTCTGCAAGAAGAAACCTATGGAGAGATGACAATGGAGTTGGGGTAAGGAGCGACTGGAACAACaatttgatgacatcactgattgCTCCTGCCTGTGTGGAACTGCTGATTCAACTTAAGCGTAGATACTTCCCGGGTCCTGATCCCACCATGACCATACTACAAGGAACACCGCTTCATGTTGTTAAAGACACATTGCGGAAATATCTGTTCTTCTTCCCAGTCAACAGACTTGATATACAGCCAGATTGGTACTGCCTGGTTAAAGCAGTATACAACTGTATCCATGCTGACTTGAAGCGCCTGCTTCCTGTTGTTAGAGCAGCACACATGGACAACTCTGACATGCACTCTGTCATTTACATTTCGTGGGTGAATACATCCACTACTAATAAAGGCAGAGCTTTTTTTGATAATCTGCTACAAGATGAGCTTCAGCacttaaaaaacacagagtACAACATCACCTCAAGGAaatctgtggctgaaaatgtctACAGGCTGAAAACCTTGCTTCTGGATATTGGTTTCAACCTTGTTCACAGCTGTGATGAGACAGCAAATCTCTACTTCTGTTTGGAAGATGCAGGGATACCAGTCAGTTATGTGACACCAGAGGATGTCCGCAACTTCATTCACACTTTCTCATCACCAGATACATCTTGCCATGTTGGAAAACTCCCCTGCCGTCTCCAACAATCAAACTACAAGCTAGTTCATAACTTGAAGCTTGTAGTTGACTACTGCTTCAAAGATATAGACGTAAATGAAGTCAGAATTGAGGGTTTGCCTCTGTTGATAACAATGGACAACATGCTACAGGTGTTTGATTCCAAGAGACCAAAGTTCCTGACACAACACCATGAGCTTATCTCATCAAGGAAAGAAATGTTCATGAACACATTGTACATCAGGTACAGCAACATCCTTTTGAAGGAAGGAGTTGCAAAAATCTTTGACATTAGCTGCTTTGGTGACTTACTGGGGTCTGTTCTTCCAAGAGAGTATCGAACAAGGATCCCTGTAAAGTGGAGAGACACCTTTGCAAGTGAACCTTGGCTGAAGAATGTTTGGAACTTCATCAGTGAGAATATTGCTGTTAAGGACGATCAGGTGGACATCAAACCCAGCTTTGACATGGTGCTTGACATTCTTAAAGACTGGGCTTTGCTACCTGGAATCAAATTTATGGCAAGAGAAAAGATAGTTGTCCCTGAGCATGATGTGCTTTTGCCACTGAGTTTGATGAACATAGCCATATTTCCACAGGGCCAAAATGACAAAGTCTTTCACACCCTAATGAAAGCAGGGTGCATTCAACTTGCAGTGAGTAAAATATGTGTCAAAGAGAATCCCATCGTGCCTTTTCTGGCACAACACACGGCAAACATTGAAAATCCATCAAGTGTTCTGAAAGCTGTAGAGTACATGATTCAGACATCTGCATTCAAGGCAGCAAATCTGACTGACAAGGACTTTGAGGCTCTCCTGTTGTATTTTAACTGCAACCTATCTAACCTCACACAACAGGATGCACAGAGCCTAAAACTGCTCCCATGTTTTAAATCAGTTAGTGGGAGATACATCAGCATTGCAAACTATGGGGCAAGCTATGTCCTTGCAAAAAGTATTCCCACTGCAGACATTGAGAAATGGGCTCACACAGCCTCCTCTGCCTTTCTTGCAgataatccacagctgaaagaaCTGTACACCTTCTTAGGCTGCATGCCAATTGATGACTTAGAAATCTACCTTCAACATCTCCTGCCAAAGTTTGAAAGTCTTTCCTATGATGCCAAAGTAGAACACATTGTCAACTTGAAGGAGAGACTTTTGTCAATGGAA encodes:
- the sacs gene encoding sacsin isoform X1, producing MANCPHPCLPWVTVRHEYIGLRSYQVSPLTSVQDVKQLLYEETNLPVKEQRLTHNGRVLDDSVQIRTLVPAGSPEVSVTLEGRGLKGGGRFGQTTPPLVEFLKDILRRYPEGGQILKELIQNAEDAGATEVKFMYDETEYGVESLWSPDMAQHQGTALYVYNDAVFTVEDWNGIQEIARSRKREDPLKVGRFGIGFNSVYHVTDVPSIFSGDQIAMLDPHQTLFGVNESGQCWNLKTDIKEITELADQFAPYIGMFGSSEKTIQDGSFPGTLFRFPLRLKPSQLSGNIYNKEKVLELFESFKVDADTVLLFLKSVQKISLHVRESDGTERMLFQVTATENTDDKLERPNALKTLGQAIDSYSNGVLSSTITCVTYQVNIETQDETAKELQRMTWLVCNGVGGRGMCAELDSLADDLKFMPTIGIALPLTLINKEDKGATSGFSGRAFCFLPLPPGEESETGLPVHVSGFFGLTDNRRSIKWREVDQWRDPAALWNELLIITVIPRAYFTLIIEAIKRVETKKDQDFPLSPTGTYGAWPDPKQVKSRWKPILQPLFNDLLQQQVIYSLSESWIQVDQAVFSELDTDKDISETVINYLQSSGMQVARVPVAVDFVLTAYMTESTEVKKVTPSLLRQVIRKYKHKGPSNEKLLLLEFALSDGNYSDLIGLELLPLQDETFTMFSSSVSEKDSIYIASEEYPRSLFPGLEGRFILESIKPSVMDSLKKAAKSRVQQYLWGCSGRPCTQLQVLNPERSARLIKDILSTAWPSRDFIVQWEPGNRELKHPTVSWLKMIWKHLYINFADDLSTFEDMPLIPLVPLEESMDVVMLLRLKTPSPIILVDEEEAPLSGNLLDIMEKLGGVVIKKMDSCLQHPLLKNYIHPSSPGMLLQIMDRLSTQRLSSLVSSFTVKEKIALRNFLAGLSDITEREKHTLLELSIFEKVGACSGGTSAFTSLRGARALHHRAKYPPDVKLSVNLVGCCDEESIRLIKMLNVEQVKTTECLKMIIQDIERGFYTTDEITQIMLWALKHLAFLKNENSSVIGWLAALKFIQLPCGKSVKASDLFDPELEILQNLFYMEEKTRFPTSTFTSSPDILHSLRQLGLRNEVQLSEKDALKVAKKIEELQSSKEPEWDSIIKKAKTLLQILNRQTKLVKSADAQTSLLKLKWVPVCKERPPTYPKSLAWFGDTLNICSLSEMCDISHAVLVGSAVALVEHTSAGMKKALKLTVEPQVDQVLQHLKAVNDWHKSQAFTTEDWYQFQQILFEIYGFMQAHLEDAREAMKSLPFDWVWTGKTFSSPGQTVLKPLPDLDLQPYLYSLPKTIRKFHKLFKFCGSVEEVVPSHVFQVISTIQQRCEGEITKEESKHDIILLINILRWMYNSQIPVDTDMHVPILCYKDPSKLAMKPIHECTYCDIKVDDLNDLLEDASEPIILVHDDIPMKTAEWLKVPCLSTRLINPENLGFEQSGQREPLTVRIKNILEEYPSVADIFKELLQNADDASATECSFLIDMRKNADIRENLLDPGMAVCHGPSLWSFNNSVFSDTDFLNITRLGGSVKRCEADKVGKFGLGFNSVYHITDIPIIMSREFMIMFDPNINHISKHIRDRSNPGIKINWSKQQRRLRKFPNQFKPFINVFNCQLPLAQDSPYKYNGTLFRLPFRTEQEATLSEISSLYYNTTDIYSLVDEFSICGHRFILFTQHVGSMVLKYLKYEEINPAGAQDVVSINKSVWSSKASYGPLSILKSAAKVMKKVASTNKVPADVPKSGCIIRVMVEEFHNVFKRIVDLHSPLFRGSEEDPNQYFEMAAKGIQTRRLTDEMPQKAVEVTNWLICSCMDVTEALKFSLSDSGKRLGLVPCGGVAVLLSEEENRKWTVKTNATPIGEVFCYLPLRIKTGLPVHINGCFAVTSNRKEIWKTDTKGQWNSVFMRHVIVQAYLAALAMLRSMAESGELLDYSYYAAWPDPSQVHDDFTLISQGVYQEIAKGGDSDHAKVFSDGKTWVSIKYVRFLDDALLCRPDIGPAAFKIFLKYLKKSGSQNLCAVELPDWVKEGFDDAGCKGKLMENTVTEKQFFSDVFFPHIQEIDKDLRDPLMHYVLNEKLEDFASILRVTPCIPCSGPSKELVLPSRLIHPEGRVAKLYNTDDGRFPEGTSKDYLNPVCLVKLVQLGMVKDDLSWEDLTERAQSVIDLNENDHIAACFRSSILLSLIDEKLKVRDPGAAELLDKLQDIKFLPFLTRPAGFSLPWHGNSFSPTTMFSARELFTTEHQDTVCLMKPILNENSPSFKGCGTMSLAVKDCLGLIRKPAVGLVISQLKKLSQSFDGVTLYQENITNACYKFLHEEMLQDENAKGQITEELKAFSSILVENTYVSPSKVAFHLNFDAAPHLYQLPNKYRNSCRELFDNVGVQPSFTVEDFSAVLETVKQECGRRTLTEENFQLCRRIISEGIWSLIRDKNQEYCQANYGGILLPDSSLTLQPSKSLCYNDCPWIKVRDSSVKYCHGDIPREVAVKLGAVPKRHKALERYASNVCFTPLGSEFGQKEKLTSRIKSILNAYPSEKEMLKELLQNADDAKATEIYFVFDSRIHPTDRIFDDKWIPMQGPALCVYNNQPFTEDDIRGIQNLGRGTKEANPGKTGQYGIGFNSVYHITDCPSFISNNDILCIFDPHAQYAPGATSVSPGRMFRDLDSDFRSQFSDVLNLYLGAHFKLERSTMFRFPIRSPEMAKISEISSVPASDRMVQNLLDKLKTDGAELLMFLNHMEKISICEIDHASGELKVLYSVTAKITDGDRLKRKQFHASVIDSVTKKKQLAAIPVQQITYTMDIEDTDGNLTTWMICNRSGFPNIDNVSKGVVSAHKNEDITLFPRGGVAACVSHNYKKPHRAFCFLPLSLETGLPFHVNGHFALDSARRNLWRDDNGVGVRSDWNNNLMTSLIAPACVELLIQLKRRYFPGPDPTMTILQGTPLHVVKDTLRKYLFFFPVNRLDIQPDWYCLVKAVYNCIHADLKRLLPVVRAAHMDNSDMHSVIYISWVNTSTTNKGRAFFDNLLQDELQHLKNTEYNITSRKSVAENVYRLKTLLLDIGFNLVHSCDETANLYFCLEDAGIPVSYVTPEDVRNFIHTFSSPDTSCHVGKLPCRLQQSNYKLVHNLKLVVDYCFKDIDVNEVRIEGLPLLITMDNMLQVFDSKRPKFLTQHHELISSRKEMFMNTLYIRYSNILLKEGVAKIFDISCFGDLLGSVLPREYRTRIPVKWRDTFASEPWLKNVWNFISENIAVKDDQVDIKPSFDMVLDILKDWALLPGIKFMAREKIVVPEHDVLLPLSLMNIAIFPQGQNDKVFHTLMKAGCIQLAVSKICVKENPIVPFLAQHTANIENPSSVLKAVEYMIQTSAFKAANLTDKDFEALLLYFNCNLSNLTQQDAQSLKLLPCFKSVSGRYISIANYGASYVLAKSIPTADIEKWAHTASSAFLADNPQLKELYTFLGCMPIDDLEIYLQHLLPKFESLSYDAKVEHIVNLKERLLSMEESCEMKDQLYEKLEGLMFIYDYSNRLRPTKFFYDETVKVFEVMLPAKSFIPSDFFKKIEQVSKPKNGTLMLTSWITFLRNIGLKHEVSQQQVLQFAKEVSIKAQTESWTKEKVQTIVDVLLNHIFKERTDLFQGTFLKELSMIPFLCPERAPKELIKLHSQFQEMTGTLPLIRFSGSQVNPKFKQTDIIHLLWTSCPILPEKATPSSITDQEGSTLTGQEQLDQVLNMLGVNLDPPLEKVISNCKNICNISNPDDEMVKTRNKVLRSTYEFLNADKRDFRYQLRGVAFVMVEDGWKLLKPEEVVINLDNESDFKPYLYKLPLELGTFHQLFKLLGTEDVVSTKQYVEVLWRIYRSSEGKQLDPNEMRTVKRVVSGLFKSLHNDPVEIRKDLESLRDLTFYLPSHDGRLAKSSSLVFDDAPHYKSRIQGNVGVQMLVDMSQCYLGKDHSFHTKLIMLLPQKLRPRLLSSILEEQLDEDSPKMCQFGALCSLQGRLQLLLSSEQFITGLIRIMKHENDNAYLVNEEKAIRLCKALCEGLKVSCFEKLQTTLRVKGCSPIPHSRSETLAFLKRYGTAVIHLYIQHSDSKDINFLLALAMTLKSATDNLISDTSYLIAMLGCNDIYRITEKLDNLGVKYDSTEPSQLELPLPGTPIPAEIHHTLLMDPMNVFYPGEYVGYLVDSEGGDMYGSYQPTYTYAIIVQEVEREEEENTSFLGKCFQIDIGYSEYKIVSSLDLYKFSRQDESTHVRDTSAPSTPTSPNSHSSGLRMVPPLFAGKENLRPPPQKQSPKKIKLHALPEILKEVTLVVEQAWKLPETERKKIIRRLYLKWHPDKNAENLDIATEVFKHLQNEINRMEKQSLADQQNTDRASRRSYSTSSSRFQSEKFSFQRFYSSWNQEATNHKSERQQFREHHTSYAGSSHSHRFFVPPTFKTVGNPVEARRWLRQARANYSAARNDLHKNANEWVCFKCYLAAKLALIAADYAVRGKSDKDVKPTALAQKVEEYNSHLTGLANDVQILEGYGVDSLRTRYPDLLPFPQIPNDRYTSEVAMRVMECTARIIIKLETFVQQKI